One genomic segment of Chitinibacter sp. FCG-7 includes these proteins:
- the nusA gene encoding transcription termination factor NusA yields MNREILVLVEALAHEKNVAKEVVFGALEMALASATKKRYEEEVEVRVSIDRVTGEHRSFRVWEVVEDNDHEEPSRQIAITDAPDYSADLKVGDVWEVELEPIEFGRIGAQAAKQVILQKIRDAEREQNLNDFLQRREHIISGSIKRIERGNAIIEMGKLEAVLPRDQMIPKENLRVGDRIKAFLLRIDRMGRGPQLVLSRVAPEFMAKLFELEVPEIENSLIELKGVARDPGMRAKIAVKSNDQRVDPQGTCIGVRGTRVNAVSNELAGERVDIVLWSSDAAQFAINALSPAEVNSIIVDEDNHSMDVVVDEDNLAMAIGRGGQNVKLAAELTGWKLNIMTVDQAEQKHEEEFTKVRALFVQALDIDEDVANVLVQEGFNTLEEVAYVPLNEMLEIEAFDEETVNELRSRARDALLTQAIVREEKLEHQSEDLKTLEGMTPDLAAVLAEKDIHTRDDLAELAVDELTEMTGIDTEAAKQLIMKAREHWFA; encoded by the coding sequence ATGAATCGTGAAATTCTGGTGCTGGTTGAAGCACTTGCACACGAAAAAAATGTTGCTAAAGAAGTGGTGTTTGGTGCGCTGGAAATGGCGCTCGCTTCTGCTACTAAAAAACGTTACGAAGAAGAAGTTGAAGTTCGCGTTTCGATTGATCGTGTAACCGGCGAACATCGCAGTTTTCGTGTTTGGGAAGTGGTTGAAGACAACGATCACGAAGAGCCTTCGCGCCAGATCGCCATCACTGACGCGCCTGACTATAGCGCTGACTTGAAAGTGGGCGATGTGTGGGAAGTTGAGCTTGAGCCTATCGAGTTCGGCCGTATTGGTGCACAAGCCGCGAAACAAGTAATTTTGCAAAAAATCCGCGATGCCGAGCGTGAGCAAAACCTGAATGATTTCTTGCAGCGTCGCGAGCATATTATTTCCGGCAGCATCAAGCGCATTGAGCGTGGCAATGCCATTATCGAAATGGGTAAGCTCGAAGCAGTGCTGCCGCGCGACCAGATGATTCCAAAAGAAAATCTGCGCGTGGGTGATCGTATCAAGGCTTTCCTGTTGCGTATCGATCGTATGGGCCGTGGCCCGCAACTGGTGCTTAGTCGTGTTGCACCAGAATTCATGGCCAAATTGTTTGAATTGGAAGTGCCTGAAATCGAAAACAGCCTGATCGAATTGAAAGGCGTTGCCCGTGACCCTGGTATGCGAGCCAAGATTGCAGTTAAGTCAAACGATCAGCGTGTTGACCCGCAGGGTACTTGTATCGGCGTGCGTGGTACCCGTGTCAACGCCGTAAGTAACGAGCTGGCTGGCGAACGCGTAGATATCGTGTTGTGGTCGAGCGATGCGGCTCAATTTGCGATTAATGCGCTGTCACCCGCTGAAGTGAACTCGATCATCGTTGACGAAGATAATCACAGCATGGATGTCGTGGTTGATGAAGACAATCTGGCGATGGCCATTGGCCGTGGCGGTCAGAATGTGAAGCTGGCTGCCGAGTTGACGGGCTGGAAGCTCAATATCATGACTGTTGATCAGGCAGAGCAAAAGCACGAAGAAGAGTTCACCAAAGTGCGCGCCTTGTTTGTCCAGGCGCTTGATATTGATGAAGATGTGGCCAATGTTCTGGTTCAGGAAGGTTTTAATACGCTGGAAGAAGTAGCGTATGTGCCTTTGAACGAGATGTTGGAAATTGAAGCGTTTGATGAAGAAACCGTAAACGAGCTGCGTTCCCGTGCTCGCGATGCCTTGCTTACGCAAGCTATCGTGCGTGAAGAGAAACTGGAGCACCAGTCGGAAGACCTGAAAACGCTGGAAGGTATGACGCCAGACTTGGCTGCAGTATTGGCCGAGAAAGACATACATACCCGTGATGATTTGGCAGAGTTGGCTGTCGATGAATTGACCGAAATGACCGGTATCGACACGGAAGCTGCCAAACAACTAATCATGAAAGCGCGCGAACATTGGTTCGCTTAA
- a CDS encoding phasin family protein yields MTTAQQQYTNFATEQVETALRFARISLDSLDRLAKLQVETAKTSLEESAKTLKQLSAVKDVQEALAARQKIADAAIEQATAYSRSLYEISSQAQAEYSKLIDERNVDFNKNVVSGLDRFVKNAPAGADAAVAAVKSTVQATAAAVDSMTKAAKQVAEFADASVKAASTATADAVKTAAKKASTANGSN; encoded by the coding sequence ATGACCACAGCACAACAACAGTACACCAACTTTGCCACCGAGCAAGTAGAAACAGCGCTGCGCTTTGCACGCATTTCATTGGATTCACTTGATCGCCTAGCGAAACTGCAAGTAGAAACAGCTAAAACCTCACTCGAAGAAAGCGCCAAAACACTGAAACAACTGAGTGCAGTCAAAGATGTTCAAGAAGCCCTGGCTGCACGTCAGAAAATTGCTGACGCCGCAATTGAGCAAGCGACTGCGTACTCACGCAGCCTGTACGAAATCTCTTCTCAAGCTCAGGCCGAATACTCAAAACTGATCGACGAGCGCAATGTTGACTTCAACAAAAACGTCGTATCGGGCCTGGATCGCTTCGTTAAAAACGCACCAGCTGGCGCCGATGCTGCAGTTGCCGCCGTAAAATCAACGGTACAAGCCACTGCCGCAGCCGTTGACAGCATGACCAAAGCGGCCAAACAGGTTGCCGAGTTTGCTGATGCTTCGGTAAAAGCGGCATCAACTGCGACTGCTGATGCAGTAAAAACGGCCGCAAAAAAAGCCAGCACAGCCAATGGCAGCAATTAA
- the tcdA gene encoding tRNA cyclic N6-threonylcarbamoyladenosine(37) synthase TcdA → MEGDYQRRFAGIARLYGVQALSRFAVAKICVIGIGGVGSWVAEGLARSGIGALTLIDLDDVCISNTNRQLPALEGQIGRMKVHAVGERMRAINPEIEVNAIEDFVAEDNFAQYLAGHDYVIDCIDSVKTKAALIAYCRRNKIKIITVGGAGGQIDPTQIKVDDLSKTIQDPLAAKLRNILRRDFGFAKNGKKMGVECVYSTEQLVYPQADGSVCVAKPSVGEGVRLDCAGGFGAVMTVTATFGLVAVSRVLKYLQTKALTQ, encoded by the coding sequence TTGGAAGGTGATTATCAGCGGCGTTTTGCCGGTATTGCCCGTCTGTATGGCGTGCAGGCTTTATCCCGCTTTGCGGTGGCTAAAATCTGTGTCATCGGGATTGGTGGTGTGGGATCGTGGGTGGCCGAGGGCTTGGCGCGCTCTGGAATTGGTGCGCTGACTTTGATTGATCTGGATGATGTGTGTATTTCCAATACCAATCGCCAACTGCCAGCGCTGGAAGGGCAAATTGGTCGAATGAAAGTGCATGCAGTGGGTGAGCGCATGCGGGCGATTAACCCGGAAATTGAAGTTAATGCGATTGAAGATTTTGTTGCTGAAGATAATTTTGCGCAATATTTGGCGGGTCACGATTATGTGATCGACTGTATTGATAGTGTTAAAACCAAGGCCGCTTTAATCGCGTATTGCCGGCGAAATAAAATCAAAATTATTACGGTAGGTGGTGCTGGTGGGCAAATTGATCCGACACAAATTAAAGTGGATGATTTAAGTAAAACGATACAGGATCCGCTGGCAGCCAAATTGCGTAATATTTTGCGGCGCGATTTTGGTTTTGCGAAAAATGGTAAAAAAATGGGCGTTGAATGCGTTTATTCAACCGAGCAGCTGGTTTATCCTCAAGCGGACGGTTCGGTTTGCGTGGCCAAGCCGTCTGTGGGCGAGGGTGTACGCCTTGATTGTGCGGGTGGTTTTGGTGCAGTGATGACGGTAACGGCCACATTTGGTCTGGTGGCGGTATCGCGGGTTTTAAAATACTTGCAAACAAAAGCGCTAACACAATAA
- the rplI gene encoding 50S ribosomal protein L9, translating into MQIILLEKVANLGQLGDIVKVKDGYARNFLIPQGKAKRANEANMAAFEASRAELEAKQAEILAEAQERAAKLEGAEITIAQKAGVDGRLFGSVTNHDIAEAITASGVAVQKFEVRLPNGPFKAIGEYEVALALHHDVVSTIKLQVVGAAA; encoded by the coding sequence ATGCAAATTATCCTGCTCGAGAAAGTAGCGAATCTGGGTCAATTGGGCGATATCGTTAAAGTTAAAGATGGTTACGCTCGTAACTTCTTGATCCCACAAGGTAAAGCTAAACGTGCAAATGAAGCCAATATGGCTGCATTTGAAGCTAGCCGTGCGGAACTGGAAGCGAAACAAGCTGAAATCTTGGCTGAAGCGCAAGAGCGCGCTGCTAAACTGGAAGGCGCTGAAATCACTATCGCTCAAAAAGCGGGTGTTGATGGCCGTCTGTTTGGCTCAGTAACGAACCACGACATCGCTGAAGCAATCACTGCTTCTGGTGTTGCGGTTCAAAAATTTGAAGTGCGCCTGCCAAATGGTCCTTTCAAAGCAATCGGCGAATACGAAGTTGCTTTGGCTCTGCACCACGACGTAGTTAGCACTATCAAATTGCAAGTTGTAGGCGCAGCTGCTTAA
- the pnp gene encoding polyribonucleotide nucleotidyltransferase encodes MFNKISKSFAFGKHNVTIETGEIARQATGAVMVNMDDTCVLVTVVAARDVKPGQDFFPLTVDYQERTYAAGKIPGGFFKREGKPSEKEVLTSRLIDRPIRPLFPEGFYNDIQIIATVMSINPEVDSDIPAMIGASAALMISGVPFDGPIGAARVGYINGEYVLCPDLSEMKGSEMDLVVAGTSQAVLMVESEANELSESVMLGAVVFGHEQMQAAINAINELADEVNPELMDWSAPVKNEELIAKVRAIAAEGVAQAFKLRHKQVRTQKINETWALVKAALITEETGTLEANEIKSIFKGLEAEIVRGQILAGEPRIDGRDTRTVRPISIRTGVLPRAHGSVLFTRGETQAIAAATLGTKLDEQKIDALHGGYTDNFMLHYNFPPYSTGETGRVGVPKRREIGHGRLAKRALVAMLPSKEDFAYSMRVVSEITESNGSSSMASVCGGCLALMDAGVPMKNHVAGIAMGLIKEGNAFAVLSDILGDEDHLGDMDFKVAGTENGITALQMDIKITGITKEIMSVALDQAKEGRVHIIGIMKGALDGAREEVSEHAPRLYTMKINPEKIRDVIGKGGSVIRSLTEETGTQIDISEDGTITIASTSSEGASEARRRIEEITAEVEIGRIYEGPVVKILDKNVGAIVSIMPGKDGLVHISQIANERIANVADHLQEGQIVRVKVIEQDEKGRIRLSIKAVLNDEAPAAAPAEEVPAAE; translated from the coding sequence GTGTTCAATAAAATCAGCAAATCTTTTGCCTTTGGCAAACATAACGTCACCATTGAAACTGGTGAAATCGCACGTCAAGCTACTGGCGCTGTGATGGTTAATATGGACGATACTTGCGTCCTGGTAACTGTCGTTGCTGCTCGTGATGTAAAACCGGGCCAAGATTTTTTCCCGCTGACTGTTGATTACCAAGAGCGTACTTATGCTGCTGGTAAAATTCCAGGTGGCTTCTTCAAGCGTGAAGGCAAGCCAAGTGAAAAAGAAGTACTGACTAGCCGCCTGATCGATCGTCCGATCCGTCCGCTGTTCCCTGAAGGTTTTTATAACGACATCCAGATTATTGCGACAGTAATGTCGATTAATCCGGAGGTTGACTCTGATATCCCTGCAATGATCGGTGCTTCTGCGGCGCTGATGATTTCTGGCGTGCCATTCGACGGCCCAATCGGCGCAGCGCGCGTGGGTTACATCAATGGCGAATACGTATTGTGTCCAGACCTGTCAGAAATGAAAGGCAGCGAAATGGATCTGGTTGTTGCTGGTACTAGTCAAGCTGTGCTGATGGTTGAGTCTGAAGCCAATGAGTTGTCAGAAAGTGTGATGCTTGGTGCCGTGGTCTTTGGTCACGAACAGATGCAAGCAGCGATTAATGCAATCAATGAATTGGCCGATGAAGTGAATCCAGAATTGATGGATTGGTCTGCGCCAGTGAAAAACGAAGAATTGATCGCAAAAGTACGCGCTATTGCTGCCGAAGGCGTTGCGCAAGCGTTTAAGCTGCGTCACAAACAAGTTCGTACGCAAAAAATCAATGAAACTTGGGCTTTGGTCAAAGCTGCGTTGATTACTGAAGAAACTGGCACGCTGGAAGCCAATGAAATCAAATCGATTTTCAAAGGTCTGGAAGCTGAAATCGTTCGCGGTCAGATTCTGGCCGGTGAGCCACGTATTGATGGTCGCGATACTCGTACCGTGCGTCCAATTTCGATCCGTACTGGCGTCCTGCCTCGCGCACACGGCTCTGTCTTGTTTACTCGTGGCGAAACGCAAGCGATTGCTGCTGCAACCTTGGGTACCAAGCTTGATGAGCAAAAAATCGATGCATTGCATGGCGGCTACACTGATAACTTCATGCTGCATTACAACTTCCCGCCGTATTCAACTGGCGAAACTGGTCGCGTAGGTGTGCCAAAACGCCGCGAAATTGGCCATGGTCGTTTGGCTAAGCGTGCTCTGGTGGCGATGTTGCCGAGCAAAGAAGACTTTGCTTACTCAATGCGCGTCGTGTCTGAAATTACCGAATCAAATGGTTCGTCTTCAATGGCGTCGGTTTGCGGTGGTTGCCTGGCACTGATGGATGCAGGTGTACCGATGAAAAATCACGTTGCGGGTATCGCAATGGGTTTGATCAAAGAAGGCAACGCTTTCGCGGTATTGTCGGACATCTTGGGCGACGAAGATCACCTCGGCGATATGGACTTTAAAGTGGCGGGTACTGAAAACGGTATCACTGCACTGCAGATGGACATCAAGATCACCGGCATTACCAAAGAAATTATGTCGGTTGCGCTGGATCAGGCCAAAGAAGGCCGCGTTCATATCATCGGCATTATGAAAGGTGCTCTGGATGGCGCGCGTGAAGAAGTGAGCGAGCACGCGCCACGTCTTTACACGATGAAAATCAATCCGGAGAAAATCCGTGATGTGATTGGTAAAGGCGGCTCGGTGATTCGTTCATTGACCGAAGAAACCGGCACGCAAATCGACATCAGCGAAGATGGCACCATTACCATTGCATCAACTTCATCGGAAGGTGCGTCTGAGGCGCGTCGTCGCATCGAAGAAATCACTGCTGAAGTTGAAATCGGCCGTATCTACGAAGGCCCGGTCGTGAAGATTCTCGACAAGAACGTCGGCGCAATCGTTTCAATCATGCCTGGTAAAGATGGTCTGGTGCACATTAGCCAAATCGCGAATGAACGTATTGCTAATGTGGCTGATCACCTGCAAGAAGGTCAGATCGTGCGCGTGAAAGTGATTGAGCAGGACGAGAAAGGTCGTATTCGTTTGTCGATCAAAGCCGTTCTGAATGATGAGGCTCCGGCAGCTGCGCCAGCAGAAGAAGTGCCTGCAGCTGAGTAA
- the phaR gene encoding polyhydroxyalkanoate synthesis repressor PhaR yields the protein MEKRVIKKYPNRRLYDTTTSCYITLADVKQLVLDGIDIAIQDAKTNEDLTRSVLLQIILEEEAGGMPMFSYDVLTQIIRFYGHAMQGLMGNYLEKNMQLFAEMQSRLQDQTKSTLGADNPMFSNANLWGEFMKFQGPAIQNMMGNYLESSTNMFVEMQQQLQERAKHLFTGFGMPGGPKSAPAGDDALHPTAPPPAMPDEPAAAKPAARKRTVKKAVE from the coding sequence ATGGAAAAGCGGGTCATTAAGAAATACCCAAATCGTCGTCTCTACGATACGACAACAAGCTGTTATATCACTTTGGCTGATGTTAAACAGTTGGTGCTGGATGGTATCGATATTGCGATTCAGGACGCCAAAACGAACGAGGATTTGACCCGCAGTGTTTTGTTGCAAATCATTCTGGAGGAGGAGGCCGGTGGTATGCCGATGTTCTCTTATGATGTGCTGACGCAAATTATCCGTTTTTACGGCCACGCCATGCAGGGCTTGATGGGCAACTACCTTGAGAAAAATATGCAGCTGTTCGCCGAGATGCAATCAAGGCTGCAAGATCAGACTAAATCCACGTTGGGCGCTGATAATCCGATGTTCAGTAATGCCAATTTGTGGGGAGAATTTATGAAATTCCAGGGGCCTGCCATCCAGAATATGATGGGAAATTACCTGGAGAGCAGTACCAATATGTTTGTTGAAATGCAGCAACAATTGCAAGAGCGTGCCAAGCATCTGTTTACGGGCTTTGGGATGCCTGGTGGGCCAAAATCAGCGCCTGCTGGTGACGATGCCTTGCACCCCACTGCGCCGCCCCCGGCAATGCCGGATGAGCCCGCTGCTGCCAAGCCTGCTGCGCGAAAACGGACGGTAAAAAAAGCAGTTGAGTAG
- the rbfA gene encoding 30S ribosome-binding factor RbfA gives MANKQFTRADRVAQQIQRDLAQVIRAELDHPQASLITITDVEVTRDYSHAKIFYTFMGDEALRKEIAALLLRAKGFLRAQISRGISLYKMPELHFEYDVSIEYGVNLARKIQEANALPKAVDDGEDDGQA, from the coding sequence ATGGCTAATAAACAATTTACCCGTGCAGATCGTGTGGCACAGCAAATCCAGCGCGATTTGGCGCAAGTGATTCGTGCCGAGCTCGATCATCCGCAAGCGTCGCTGATCACGATTACCGACGTTGAAGTGACGCGTGATTATTCGCACGCCAAGATTTTCTACACCTTCATGGGTGATGAAGCGTTGCGCAAAGAAATCGCCGCCTTGTTGTTGCGTGCAAAAGGCTTTTTGCGGGCGCAAATTTCTCGCGGCATCTCGCTTTATAAAATGCCCGAACTGCATTTTGAATATGATGTTTCAATTGAATATGGTGTGAATCTGGCCAGGAAGATCCAGGAGGCCAATGCTTTGCCCAAAGCCGTTGACGATGGCGAAGACGATGGCCAAGCGTAA
- the rpsR gene encoding 30S ribosomal protein S18 — translation MSRQLFKRRKFCRFTTEGIAQVDYKDVAILKDFISENGKIIPARITGTKAKYQRQLSTAIKLARFLALLPYTDQH, via the coding sequence ATGTCTCGCCAACTCTTCAAGCGCAGAAAATTCTGCCGCTTCACAACCGAAGGTATCGCTCAAGTTGACTACAAAGACGTAGCCATCCTGAAAGATTTCATCTCTGAAAACGGCAAGATCATTCCTGCACGTATCACTGGCACTAAAGCCAAATATCAGCGTCAATTGTCGACTGCCATTAAATTGGCTCGCTTCTTGGCCTTGTTGCCTTACACTGATCAACACTAA
- the rpsO gene encoding 30S ribosomal protein S15 — protein MTVTVAQKADIVKEFQHAPGDTGSSEVQIALLTARINDLTPHFKEHKKDHHSRRGLLKLVSRRRRLLDYLKRTNVDSYRNVIAKLGLRK, from the coding sequence ATGACTGTAACAGTTGCACAAAAAGCTGACATCGTTAAAGAGTTCCAACACGCCCCAGGCGATACCGGCTCTTCTGAAGTTCAAATCGCATTGTTGACTGCCCGCATCAACGATCTGACACCTCACTTCAAAGAACACAAGAAAGATCACCACTCACGTCGTGGTCTGTTGAAACTGGTTTCTCGTCGTCGTCGTTTGCTGGACTACCTCAAACGCACTAACGTAGACAGCTACCGCAATGTGATTGCTAAGCTGGGTCTGCGCAAGTAA
- the infB gene encoding translation initiation factor IF-2 produces the protein MSEPKVSQFAAELKMPTQELIEQLRAAGVEKRTAEDTLTADDKARLLDHLKQKHGQAGDKPKIVIARKETTEIRKTDATGKAKTIQVEVRKKRVVAPEMIAAAPVAAPTQEAVAATAAAPVIDEAERQAREAQAKRQNELAERQAAEMRAKQNREAKPAEVVKVEATAPVEAKAEVAAVAVEAVAAVEPKIEAKSEVAAPAQKPAVKPHVKPGHEADRPRIGARVDFRRPKDTPMQAPEKAAPAPVAAKPADKKPSAPKKDEKGGWNDGRNKKGIKTRGGDAGNDWKSKKGGKKQSHQQDNNAHAFQTPTEPVTHEVDVPETISVADLAHKMAVKGVEVVKALMKMGMMVTINQVLDQETAMIVVEEMGHIPKAAKLDDPETYLGDEEKSDHTQVSRAPVVTVMGHVDHGKTSLLDYIRRAKVAAGEAGGITQHIGAYHVETGKGMITFLDTPGHEAFTAMRARGAKLTDIVVLVVAADDGVMPQTIEAIHHAKAAGVPIVVAVNKIDKPEANLERIQQELVAQEVVPEEWGGDTQFIPVSAKKGMGIDELLDAILLQAEVLELTAPVDGPAKGIVIEARLDKGRGPVASMLVQSGTLRKGDTVLAGQVYGRIRAMLDENGKQINEAGPSIPVEILGLSEVPAAGEDAMVLADEKKAREIALFRQGKFRDVKFARQQASKLENMFAQMAEGEVQNLPIIIKADVQGSSEALAQSLQKLSTSEVRVQVLHCAVGGISESDVNLALASKAVVIGFNVRADAAARKLAETEGVDLRYYNIIYDAVDEVKAALSGMLAPERREQILGMVEIRQVFTVSKVGTIAGCLVMEGLVKRSAGVRLVRNNTVIHTGELENLKRFKDEAKEVKAGFECGLQLKNYNDLQVGDQLEIFEVIEVARTL, from the coding sequence ATGAGTGAACCCAAAGTCAGCCAATTTGCTGCTGAATTAAAAATGCCAACGCAAGAGCTGATCGAGCAATTGCGTGCGGCTGGCGTTGAGAAACGCACTGCTGAAGATACATTGACTGCCGATGACAAAGCGCGTTTGCTGGATCATTTGAAGCAAAAGCATGGTCAGGCGGGCGATAAGCCAAAAATTGTGATCGCGCGCAAAGAAACCACTGAAATTCGCAAAACAGATGCTACGGGTAAGGCCAAAACCATCCAGGTTGAAGTGCGTAAAAAGCGTGTTGTTGCGCCTGAAATGATTGCTGCTGCGCCAGTTGCTGCGCCTACACAAGAAGCTGTTGCGGCCACGGCGGCTGCGCCCGTGATTGATGAGGCAGAACGTCAAGCCCGTGAAGCTCAAGCCAAGCGTCAGAACGAGCTAGCAGAGCGTCAGGCCGCTGAGATGCGTGCCAAACAGAATCGTGAAGCCAAGCCTGCAGAAGTTGTCAAAGTTGAGGCTACCGCCCCTGTTGAAGCTAAAGCAGAAGTTGCTGCTGTGGCGGTTGAGGCCGTAGCTGCTGTCGAGCCTAAGATCGAGGCGAAATCTGAGGTGGCCGCTCCTGCGCAAAAACCAGCGGTGAAGCCACATGTCAAGCCAGGCCACGAAGCGGACCGTCCGCGTATCGGTGCGCGGGTAGACTTCCGTCGCCCTAAAGATACGCCGATGCAGGCGCCAGAAAAAGCTGCGCCAGCGCCTGTTGCTGCCAAGCCCGCTGATAAAAAACCAAGCGCGCCAAAGAAGGACGAAAAAGGTGGCTGGAATGATGGCCGCAATAAAAAAGGTATTAAAACCCGTGGTGGCGATGCCGGTAATGACTGGAAAAGCAAAAAGGGTGGCAAAAAGCAATCGCATCAGCAGGACAACAATGCGCACGCCTTCCAGACGCCAACCGAACCTGTAACGCATGAAGTTGATGTGCCTGAGACGATTTCGGTTGCTGACTTGGCGCACAAAATGGCCGTTAAAGGCGTTGAAGTTGTAAAAGCGCTAATGAAAATGGGTATGATGGTGACGATCAATCAGGTGCTGGATCAAGAAACCGCCATGATTGTCGTGGAAGAAATGGGTCATATTCCAAAAGCGGCCAAGCTGGATGATCCGGAAACGTATTTGGGCGATGAAGAAAAATCCGATCACACCCAGGTTTCACGCGCTCCGGTTGTCACGGTGATGGGTCACGTTGACCACGGTAAAACTTCGCTACTCGATTACATTCGTCGCGCCAAAGTGGCTGCAGGCGAGGCGGGTGGTATTACCCAGCACATCGGTGCCTACCACGTTGAAACTGGCAAGGGCATGATTACCTTCCTGGATACCCCAGGTCACGAGGCGTTTACCGCGATGCGTGCCCGTGGTGCCAAGTTGACGGATATCGTGGTGCTGGTCGTTGCTGCCGATGATGGCGTAATGCCGCAAACGATTGAGGCGATCCACCATGCGAAAGCCGCAGGTGTGCCGATTGTTGTTGCGGTTAATAAAATTGATAAGCCAGAAGCCAACCTTGAGCGTATTCAGCAAGAGCTGGTTGCGCAGGAAGTGGTTCCAGAAGAGTGGGGTGGTGACACCCAGTTCATTCCGGTATCGGCCAAAAAAGGCATGGGTATCGATGAGTTGCTGGATGCGATTCTGTTGCAAGCCGAGGTTCTTGAGTTGACTGCACCGGTTGATGGTCCAGCTAAGGGTATCGTGATCGAGGCTCGTCTGGATAAAGGCCGCGGTCCTGTGGCTTCGATGCTGGTTCAATCGGGCACGCTGCGCAAAGGCGACACCGTCTTGGCGGGGCAGGTTTATGGCCGCATCCGTGCGATGCTGGACGAAAATGGTAAACAGATTAACGAAGCGGGTCCGTCGATTCCGGTCGAGATCTTGGGCTTGTCGGAAGTGCCAGCCGCAGGTGAAGACGCGATGGTTCTGGCTGACGAGAAGAAAGCCCGTGAAATCGCCTTGTTCCGTCAAGGTAAATTCCGTGATGTGAAGTTTGCCCGCCAGCAAGCTTCGAAGCTGGAAAACATGTTTGCCCAGATGGCCGAAGGCGAAGTACAAAACTTGCCTATCATCATCAAGGCCGACGTTCAGGGCTCAAGCGAGGCTCTGGCGCAAAGCTTGCAAAAACTGTCGACCAGCGAAGTTCGTGTTCAGGTTCTGCATTGTGCGGTGGGTGGTATTTCCGAGTCCGATGTCAATCTGGCCTTGGCATCAAAAGCCGTGGTCATCGGCTTTAATGTGCGTGCCGATGCTGCTGCGCGCAAATTGGCAGAAACCGAAGGCGTTGATCTGCGTTACTACAACATCATCTACGATGCGGTCGATGAAGTGAAAGCAGCCTTGTCCGGCATGTTGGCGCCTGAGCGTCGCGAACAGATTCTGGGTATGGTTGAGATCCGTCAGGTCTTCACTGTGTCGAAAGTGGGCACGATTGCCGGTTGCTTGGTGATGGAAGGTCTGGTGAAGCGCTCGGCAGGTGTACGTTTGGTGCGTAATAACACTGTGATTCATACTGGCGAGCTGGAAAATCTGAAGCGCTTTAAAGATGAGGCGAAAGAAGTGAAAGCCGGTTTCGAATGTGGTTTGCAGCTCAAAAACTACAACGATTTGCAAGTGGGCGACCAACTGGAAATCTTCGAGGTTATCGAAGTGGCCCGTACGCTGTAA
- the truB gene encoding tRNA pseudouridine(55) synthase TruB, translating to MAKRKLNGVLLLDKPFGISSTSALNKCRWLFQAEKGGHTGVLDPYATGLLPLCFGEATKFAQRMLDADKAYRAHVRFGETSTTLDAEGEITVTGTAPESIEAVKAAIARFIGPIMQTPPMYSALKVAGKPMYEYAREGIELERKARPITIYAIELISYDAPELVIDVRCSKGTYIRVLAQDLGETLGCGAYLTGLRRTLTGGFRLEDAISLDEFIALDLEARDALLLPEESLLSNLPVLQLTGAQAKLICNGMPVRDIESGVVGEVKLYAALENQDNARFVGLGEVGADGVLRSKRLLATA from the coding sequence ATGGCCAAGCGTAAACTCAATGGCGTATTGCTGCTTGATAAGCCGTTTGGCATCAGCAGTACCTCGGCACTGAATAAATGCCGCTGGCTGTTTCAGGCGGAGAAAGGTGGCCACACTGGCGTGCTTGATCCATACGCAACGGGTTTGCTGCCTTTGTGCTTTGGCGAGGCGACCAAATTTGCCCAGCGTATGCTCGATGCTGATAAGGCTTATCGTGCGCATGTGCGCTTTGGTGAAACCTCAACAACGCTGGATGCCGAGGGTGAAATTACCGTCACTGGTACGGCACCTGAATCAATTGAAGCGGTAAAAGCGGCGATTGCCCGATTTATCGGCCCCATTATGCAAACCCCTCCGATGTATTCAGCGCTAAAGGTTGCGGGCAAACCGATGTACGAATATGCCCGTGAGGGCATTGAGCTGGAGCGTAAGGCGCGGCCGATTACGATTTACGCTATCGAACTCATTTCCTATGATGCTCCCGAGCTGGTGATTGATGTGCGTTGCTCCAAAGGAACCTACATCAGGGTATTGGCTCAGGACTTAGGTGAGACTTTGGGTTGCGGCGCATACCTGACTGGTTTACGTCGTACTTTAACGGGTGGCTTCAGGCTTGAAGATGCGATCTCGCTCGATGAGTTTATTGCTCTGGATCTTGAAGCGCGCGATGCTTTATTATTGCCTGAAGAGTCTTTGTTAAGTAATTTGCCCGTACTCCAGTTAACTGGAGCGCAGGCAAAGCTTATTTGCAATGGTATGCCAGTGCGCGATATTGAAAGCGGGGTTGTTGGTGAAGTTAAACTTTACGCTGCCCTTGAAAATCAGGATAATGCTCGTTTTGTCGGTTTGGGTGAAGTGGGCGCTGATGGCGTGCTGCGATCCAAACGTCTGCTGGCGACCGCTTAA